Proteins from a genomic interval of Planctomycetota bacterium:
- a CDS encoding HAD family hydrolase yields the protein MSDTQIKGVIFDLDGTLVDSYEAIYLGFQYAYHQMGLKPLSCDEVKNQVGYSLQHIFTELLGKEKVPQAVVLFRRKYEEVFKTHTRLLPDVKEVLIELHTRGIKLSVATNKLGRFSRAILEHLQVGHLFSAIIGEGDVSRNKPDPEMVCLAIEKMGVLKQNAVLVGDSCIDIQTAHNADIRVYAVPSGTTSKEDLAKACPTVVIARLSNFPDYI from the coding sequence TTGAGTGACACGCAGATAAAGGGTGTCATCTTCGACTTGGACGGCACCCTTGTTGACTCATACGAAGCGATTTATCTTGGATTCCAATATGCCTATCACCAGATGGGTCTTAAGCCGCTATCTTGCGACGAAGTTAAAAATCAGGTTGGGTATAGTTTGCAACACATCTTCACGGAGCTCCTTGGAAAAGAGAAAGTCCCGCAGGCCGTAGTACTATTCCGCCGGAAATATGAAGAGGTGTTCAAAACCCATACCCGCCTCTTGCCTGATGTCAAAGAAGTTCTGATTGAACTCCATACTCGCGGAATAAAATTATCGGTTGCCACTAATAAATTAGGCAGATTTTCCAGGGCTATCTTGGAACATCTGCAGGTCGGCCATCTTTTCAGCGCTATTATCGGTGAAGGCGATGTCTCACGCAATAAACCAGATCCGGAAATGGTTTGTCTGGCAATAGAAAAAATGGGCGTACTTAAGCAAAATGCCGTTCTGGTGGGCGACTCTTGCATAGATATCCAGACCGCGCATAACGCCGATATCAGGGTATATGCGGTTCCCAGCGGCACTACCAGCAAGGAAGATTTAGCCAAAGCCTGCCCGACCGTAGTCATTGCTCGGCTCAGCAACTTTCCGGATTATATTTAA
- a CDS encoding tetratricopeptide repeat protein has protein sequence MEQKPLAGDGINVVSGANALSSPSPQRILPEYLTGKFGNYQIEGKIGQGGMGVIYLATDLTLNRKVALKILLPQDEESLKRFIGEAQAAAKLKHPNITQIHEVGTVEGLHYFTMDLISGSALDDFTEEGHSKLTPREIAEAIREIALALDYAHSQGIIHRDIKPSNILIDQEGRAYLTDFGLAKEINKLDRSLTVTGTIIGTPEFMSPEQAKSDKKKLDGRSDIFSLGTTFYYALTGQSPFKAADFYDELSNVLNKDPARPAKIMPNLNRDLETICMKCLEKEPSQRYQSARELADDIKRFLDGEVITARPTGLLTRFIRKARKNKIAVAAVGLAAALVIAVAIVMILFWAQAQSRNKAEMILNQIKLGNLSPDERITIAQNALEIDPRFGQAYEIIGESYYDKKRAEKAYEAFTKAIELNPISSFSYYRRGCIVEKILKKPKDAISDYKKVIELAPDSDIGYVAHGIVAFGQQQYDEAFNDFNRAIKLNPKGIEGYNRRAMVYLHRMQRDKALADWGKAIEINPRDDMTYRARGFFYYMMKDFSRALADFDKAIEYNDTDADLFHERGFTHRENNEPDLALADFAQALKLEPRQGMFYHDRGITYRIKKQYDKALDDFSMAIRLDPNYLESYVERGNTFLRKKELDLALADFSTAIKIEPKNPDLYSFRGIALGEKGDYNTALSDFNTALQLNPGNALYYHNRGIVYERINMPDLALADFDMAIGMDQNIDTAYSWRAIVHYKKGHIESALADCNSAIKLNPRNERAYFCRASVYRDRGNLTQALADFSKVLELAPNDASIYYYRGTVYYLKKQFDMAISDFTKATEITTDKADLATAYDYRGRCYFKIKDFDRAIRDYNKAIELNDKMAIYYYDRAMVYDDKKDYKNAVSDGEKFLQLDTSAQHKDMRELVKEWKKLIPKEDR, from the coding sequence ATGGAGCAAAAACCATTGGCTGGAGATGGAATTAATGTTGTTTCGGGCGCCAATGCCCTGAGCAGTCCGTCACCGCAAAGGATCCTGCCGGAGTACCTGACCGGTAAATTCGGCAATTATCAGATTGAAGGAAAGATAGGTCAGGGCGGGATGGGGGTAATCTATCTGGCTACGGATTTAACCCTGAACCGCAAGGTGGCGCTCAAGATTCTGCTACCGCAGGACGAGGAGTCGCTCAAACGATTCATCGGCGAGGCGCAGGCCGCAGCTAAACTCAAACATCCGAATATTACGCAAATCCATGAGGTCGGAACTGTTGAGGGTCTCCACTACTTTACGATGGACCTGATTAGCGGCAGCGCTCTGGATGATTTCACCGAAGAAGGTCATTCTAAACTAACACCCCGTGAGATTGCCGAGGCCATACGGGAGATTGCTCTGGCTTTGGACTATGCACACAGCCAGGGAATTATCCACCGCGATATAAAACCGTCAAATATACTGATAGACCAGGAGGGAAGGGCTTATCTGACTGATTTCGGGCTGGCCAAGGAAATCAATAAACTGGACCGTTCGCTGACTGTTACCGGCACGATTATCGGCACGCCGGAATTCATGTCGCCGGAACAGGCTAAAAGCGATAAGAAAAAACTTGATGGGCGCAGCGACATATTTTCTCTGGGTACCACATTTTATTATGCCTTGACTGGCCAATCGCCTTTTAAGGCGGCTGATTTTTACGATGAATTAAGTAATGTGCTGAATAAAGACCCGGCCCGGCCAGCCAAGATTATGCCCAATCTTAATCGTGACCTTGAAACCATCTGCATGAAGTGCCTGGAAAAGGAACCATCGCAACGTTACCAAAGTGCCAGGGAATTGGCAGATGATATCAAGCGTTTCCTGGACGGGGAGGTTATTACGGCGCGTCCAACCGGGTTGCTTACCAGATTTATCAGAAAAGCGCGGAAGAATAAGATTGCAGTTGCAGCCGTGGGGCTGGCCGCGGCTCTGGTTATAGCCGTGGCTATTGTTATGATTCTTTTCTGGGCTCAAGCACAGTCCAGAAATAAGGCTGAAATGATCTTGAATCAGATAAAATTAGGCAACCTCAGCCCAGATGAACGAATTACCATCGCTCAAAATGCCTTAGAGATTGACCCCCGTTTTGGGCAGGCATACGAGATTATAGGAGAATCCTATTATGATAAAAAAAGGGCCGAGAAGGCATATGAGGCGTTTACTAAGGCGATCGAGCTGAATCCGATATCGTCTTTTTCCTATTACCGGCGGGGTTGTATAGTGGAAAAGATTTTAAAGAAGCCGAAGGATGCCATTTCGGATTATAAAAAGGTAATTGAACTCGCCCCGGACAGCGATATCGGATACGTCGCCCACGGGATTGTGGCTTTTGGGCAGCAGCAATATGATGAGGCCTTCAATGATTTCAACCGGGCAATAAAATTAAATCCAAAGGGCATAGAAGGTTATAATCGACGAGCGATGGTTTATCTGCACCGAATGCAGAGAGATAAAGCCCTGGCCGATTGGGGAAAAGCCATAGAGATTAATCCCCGGGACGATATGACCTACCGGGCGCGGGGTTTTTTTTACTATATGATGAAAGATTTTTCCCGGGCCTTGGCCGATTTCGATAAGGCCATCGAATACAATGATACAGATGCTGACCTTTTTCATGAGCGAGGCTTTACGCACCGGGAAAATAATGAACCGGATTTGGCCCTGGCGGATTTTGCCCAGGCACTAAAGCTTGAACCCAGGCAGGGCATGTTTTACCATGACCGTGGCATTACCTATAGGATTAAAAAGCAATACGATAAAGCGCTTGATGATTTTAGCATGGCGATTAGACTTGACCCTAACTATCTCGAGTCCTATGTGGAACGCGGCAATACCTTCCTAAGGAAAAAGGAATTAGACCTGGCACTGGCTGATTTTAGCACGGCGATAAAGATCGAACCGAAAAATCCGGATTTATACAGTTTCCGCGGCATTGCTTTAGGAGAAAAGGGCGACTACAATACGGCGCTGTCAGATTTTAATACGGCCCTTCAGCTTAATCCGGGTAACGCTCTTTACTATCATAACCGCGGCATTGTCTATGAGCGTATAAATATGCCCGACTTAGCGCTGGCTGATTTCGACATGGCAATAGGGATGGACCAAAACATTGATACGGCCTATTCCTGGCGGGCGATAGTTCATTACAAGAAAGGCCATATTGAATCTGCCTTAGCTGATTGTAATAGCGCCATAAAACTTAATCCTAGAAATGAACGGGCTTATTTTTGCCGTGCCTCGGTTTACAGGGATAGGGGGAATCTTACACAGGCATTAGCTGATTTCAGCAAGGTACTAGAGCTTGCCCCTAATGATGCTTCAATCTATTACTACCGCGGAACTGTTTATTACCTGAAAAAACAGTTTGATATGGCAATCAGCGATTTTACCAAAGCCACTGAAATCACGACGGACAAAGCCGACCTGGCAACCGCTTATGACTATCGCGGTCGGTGCTATTTTAAAATAAAAGATTTTGACCGGGCGATTCGAGATTACAATAAAGCAATAGAATTGAATGACAAGATGGCAATATATTATTATGACCGGGCTATGGTTTATGACGATAAAAAAGATTACAAAAATGCAGTTTCAGACGGGGAAAAATTCCTGCAATTGGATACATCAGCGCAACATAAAGATATGCGTGAGTTGGTCAAGGAATGGAAGAAATTGATCCCAAAAGAGGATAGATAG
- a CDS encoding Ig-like domain repeat protein: MIAKRYLIRGWRLGLLAFLASALSLGFNGNGCNLTDETDSGSSSVLIIKANSHNTVKDNHSTPGQEIDVPAQAVDNDTEIDFIPFRHSDDLPEALPDGCEFLGGANLKPKHNDKADFNNGKEADCYVILPDNVRAEELSNTDIKLMEFIDGHWVIVLPDKKGKVHEDGPKAGYIGPDEENPAKLTGIRPFCWVRVKTDKTAPGTPDGLVATATSSCEIRLTWNTAADNVAVNGYRVYRNDCDDYLEAVADTSYTDTGLAPSTAYCYFVRAYDAAGNFSNPSVTATATTLTLPDTTPPSVPIGLAATAVSPSQINLSWNASTDNVGVTGYKLYRNGALISTISSIYSYSDTGLAASTGYRYTVAAYDAAGNVSAFSNMATATTLAPPDITAPTTPVSLTAVAVSPNQINLAWNPSKDNVGVVGYKIYRNATCITSVAAASYINVRLAPSTTYSYTVAAYDAAGNISAFSNIAAATTLAPPDITAPTVPVSLTAVAVSHNQINLAWKSSTDNVGVAGYKVYRNGALLLQLSATSYSNTGLAASTTYSYSVAAYDAAGNTSAQCSPVSANTWPPPDTAPPSVPAGLVAAPISVSHINLFWKVSTDNVGVAGYRIYRNGAFIASVLSITYSDAGLAASTTYSYTVAAYDAAGNVSAHSNLASAITLTPPDTTPPSVPTGLNALAVSTSQINLTWSASTDNLAMGGYKVYRNGTYIISVGAASYSDAGLFPSTTYSYAVAAYDAAGNISAHSNLASATTLTPPDTSAPSIPTGLIATTVSSNQIDIIWNAPTDNVAVVGYKVYRNGALCSTLYATNYSDTGLTSATTYNYTVAAYDATGNTSAYSNMAVATTLPAPGAQVPFQIVLSPTATGWEIDGVGKPCLLKENGIYKMWYRGNNYWWAGSYYQNDGSIGYAESADGTNWSNRQRVHVNGTVLNDYRLATDPWVMKENGSYRMWQADYYTWIGGDWSYYITHLTSADGINWANEKTVLTGSGNLSNYDDYCTSQPSLVKEANGAYSMWYGVNQRPRVGVGGPSNITRASSIDGITWTNKQLALARVPGTSEENVLTPDVIKESDGTYTMYYTAASGPDSVIYRATSADGINWTGREQILNKTQLRSDILGISSPHYFKDTDGTEYLYFSLSLPATEKAGYKEYIGRVQLGYIIASVSPAPAANPGPIAWWKFDETSGATAMDSTGNGHHGTVSGATWSNGCLSFDGLDDYVRVPNSPLLNPQGSFSVDAWIFPTTDRYGHILTKWGDTGDWSGQRAYALSTSSGRLVFGISDDAHQQDSQFHVFTTQNGILALNSWNHMTAVYDKSTGTRKIYINGTKIDERTDAPVNLTASMADIAIGGHLASSTILRSTFFQGRIDEVKIYNYARSAAEIQADYSANR; encoded by the coding sequence ATGATTGCCAAGCGGTACCTGATTAGAGGGTGGCGCCTGGGGCTGCTGGCCTTCCTGGCCTCTGCCCTGTCTTTAGGCTTTAATGGTAATGGCTGTAATCTTACCGACGAGACAGACAGTGGCAGCAGCAGCGTGCTAATCATCAAGGCAAATTCACATAACACCGTCAAGGATAACCACTCCACGCCCGGCCAAGAAATAGATGTCCCGGCCCAGGCCGTTGATAATGATACTGAAATTGACTTTATACCATTCCGCCATAGTGATGACCTGCCAGAGGCCCTACCCGACGGCTGTGAATTCCTGGGTGGCGCTAATCTCAAGCCCAAACATAATGACAAAGCGGATTTTAATAACGGCAAGGAAGCTGATTGCTACGTCATCCTGCCGGACAATGTCCGGGCCGAAGAACTCTCCAATACCGACATTAAACTGATGGAGTTTATTGATGGCCACTGGGTGATTGTCCTGCCGGATAAGAAAGGCAAGGTGCATGAGGATGGTCCCAAGGCCGGATATATCGGACCGGACGAGGAAAATCCGGCCAAACTCACCGGCATCAGGCCTTTCTGCTGGGTTAGGGTCAAAACAGACAAAACCGCACCCGGTACTCCCGACGGTCTCGTAGCCACCGCCACAAGTTCCTGTGAAATCAGATTAACCTGGAATACAGCTGCTGACAATGTCGCGGTGAACGGCTATCGGGTTTATCGTAATGATTGCGATGATTATCTGGAGGCAGTAGCTGATACGTCCTATACCGACACCGGATTGGCGCCCAGCACGGCTTATTGCTATTTTGTTAGGGCCTATGATGCGGCCGGGAATTTCTCAAATCCGAGTGTTACTGCCACGGCCACCACCCTGACTCTGCCAGATACAACCCCGCCAAGTGTGCCGATAGGGTTGGCTGCTACTGCCGTCAGTCCCAGCCAGATAAATCTCTCATGGAATGCTTCCACCGACAATGTCGGCGTTACCGGATATAAGCTCTACCGTAATGGCGCTCTCATCTCTACCATTTCATCTATTTACTCTTACAGCGACACCGGCCTAGCTGCCTCAACCGGTTATAGGTATACCGTGGCGGCCTATGATGCGGCTGGAAATGTTTCCGCATTCAGTAACATGGCCACCGCAACCACATTGGCTCCACCTGATATCACCGCGCCGACTACCCCGGTCAGCCTTACTGCCGTTGCGGTTTCCCCAAACCAGATAAATCTGGCCTGGAACCCCTCTAAGGATAATGTTGGCGTGGTCGGCTATAAGATATATCGGAACGCAACCTGTATTACATCTGTTGCTGCAGCTTCATATATTAATGTCAGATTAGCGCCATCTACCACCTATAGTTATACCGTCGCGGCCTATGATGCGGCTGGAAATATTTCCGCATTCAGTAACATTGCAGCCGCAACCACATTGGCTCCACCTGATATCACCGCGCCGACTGTCCCGGTCAGCCTTACTGCCGTTGCGGTCTCCCACAACCAGATAAACCTGGCTTGGAAATCCTCTACTGATAATGTCGGCGTGGCTGGCTACAAAGTCTACCGCAACGGCGCTTTACTCCTTCAGCTTAGCGCCACCTCCTATAGCAACACCGGCCTGGCCGCCTCAACCACCTATAGTTATAGCGTGGCGGCCTACGATGCCGCCGGCAATACCTCAGCTCAATGCAGTCCGGTTAGCGCAAACACCTGGCCGCCTCCGGACACTGCTCCGCCCAGCGTACCGGCCGGATTGGTTGCCGCACCCATATCCGTCTCCCATATTAATCTCTTCTGGAAGGTCTCGACTGATAATGTCGGCGTGGCCGGTTATAGGATTTACCGTAACGGAGCATTTATCGCTTCTGTCCTCTCTATAACCTATAGCGATGCCGGCCTGGCCGCCTCAACAACTTATAGTTATACCGTAGCGGCCTATGACGCGGCCGGAAATGTTTCCGCACATAGTAACCTGGCCAGCGCCATCACCTTGACCCCGCCTGATACCACTCCGCCTTCTGTCCCGACCGGCCTTAATGCCTTAGCCGTGTCAACCTCGCAGATAAATCTGACCTGGAGCGCCTCGACTGATAATCTCGCTATGGGCGGCTATAAGGTCTACCGCAACGGAACCTATATTATCTCTGTGGGCGCGGCTTCATATAGCGATGCCGGATTATTCCCATCCACCACCTATAGTTATGCCGTAGCGGCCTATGATGCGGCTGGAAATATTTCAGCACATAGTAACCTGGCCAGCGCCACCACCTTGACCCCGCCTGATACCTCAGCGCCCAGCATACCGACCGGGCTTATCGCAACAACCGTAAGTTCTAATCAGATAGATATTATTTGGAACGCCCCAACAGATAATGTTGCTGTGGTTGGCTATAAGGTTTATCGTAACGGCGCTCTATGCTCTACGCTCTATGCTACTAACTACTCAGACACCGGATTAACTTCTGCCACGACTTACAACTATACCGTGGCGGCCTATGATGCGACCGGGAATACCTCGGCATACAGCAATATGGCTGTAGCGACCACCTTACCGGCGCCCGGCGCCCAGGTCCCGTTCCAGATAGTTCTCAGTCCGACCGCCACCGGCTGGGAAATAGACGGCGTGGGAAAGCCCTGTCTCCTGAAAGAGAACGGAATCTACAAAATGTGGTATCGGGGAAACAATTACTGGTGGGCCGGTTCTTACTACCAGAACGACGGCTCCATCGGATATGCCGAAAGCGCGGACGGCACGAACTGGTCCAACCGCCAGCGCGTCCACGTCAACGGCACCGTGCTGAACGACTATCGCCTGGCCACCGACCCCTGGGTAATGAAGGAAAACGGGTCTTACCGGATGTGGCAAGCGGATTATTATACCTGGATCGGCGGCGACTGGTCTTACTATATTACCCATCTGACCAGCGCCGATGGCATTAACTGGGCCAATGAGAAAACCGTGCTGACCGGAAGCGGCAACCTTTCAAATTATGACGACTACTGCACCAGCCAGCCGTCACTGGTCAAAGAAGCAAACGGCGCCTACTCAATGTGGTATGGCGTCAACCAGCGCCCCCGGGTCGGAGTCGGCGGGCCGTCTAATATCACCCGGGCCTCAAGTATTGATGGCATCACCTGGACCAATAAACAACTCGCCTTGGCCCGCGTCCCGGGCACTTCGGAAGAGAATGTCTTGACCCCGGATGTCATCAAGGAATCGGACGGGACTTATACCATGTATTATACCGCTGCTTCCGGCCCGGACAGCGTCATCTACCGGGCGACCAGCGCGGACGGAATAAACTGGACCGGCCGGGAGCAGATACTAAACAAGACCCAGTTGAGAAGCGATATATTGGGGATAAGCAGTCCCCATTATTTCAAGGACACGGATGGAACCGAATATCTCTATTTTAGCTTGTCCCTGCCTGCAACGGAAAAAGCCGGCTACAAGGAATACATCGGCCGGGTCCAGCTTGGATATATAATAGCATCTGTGTCACCCGCTCCGGCCGCAAACCCGGGACCGATTGCCTGGTGGAAGTTTGATGAGACCTCAGGCGCAACGGCTATGGACAGTACGGGCAACGGTCATCACGGCACGGTCTCTGGCGCCACCTGGTCGAACGGATGCCTCTCTTTTGATGGACTGGATGATTATGTCCGTGTCCCGAATTCCCCTTTGCTAAATCCACAGGGGAGCTTTTCAGTAGACGCCTGGATTTTCCCGACGACTGATCGATATGGTCATATCCTGACAAAATGGGGTGATACCGGTGATTGGTCCGGCCAGCGCGCATATGCCTTAAGTACTTCTTCCGGCAGATTGGTATTCGGCATATCGGACGATGCCCATCAACAGGATAGCCAATTCCATGTATTTACCACGCAGAATGGTATTTTAGCCCTTAATAGCTGGAACCATATGACCGCGGTTTATGACAAGTCCACCGGCACCAGAAAGATTTATATCAATGGAACAAAGATTGATGAACGGACAGATGCCCCGGTTAACCTGACTGCGAGCATGGCTGACATTGCCATCGGTGGGCATCTGGCGTCTTCCACCATATTAAGGTCAACCTTCTTCCAAGGCCGTATTGATGAAGTCAAAATCTATAACTATGCCCGCAGCGCCGCCGAGATTCAGGCAGATTATAGTGCCAACCGCTAA
- a CDS encoding 2-oxoacid:acceptor oxidoreductase subunit alpha, producing the protein MPQFLQGNEACALGAIKAGCRFYAGYPITPSSEIMEQMARELPKVGGVFVQMEDEIGSMGAVIGATWAGAKAMTATSGPGLTLMLENIGYAIMTETPCVIVDVQRAGPSTGQATKPASGDVMQVRWGASGDYEIIALSPWSATEMYEMTIQAFNLAETYRVPVFLLADEAVGHIRESAVISPDIPVVNRVDHTDLPTFGNSKDNSVTPMPMFGQGRKLSVTGSTHDEWGYRKTQSPEAQATSVARFCNKIKQNTDKIISYESYHIEDAETIVIAYGFTARSALKAVQTARADGHKVGLIRLKTIWPFPEGIFRELPKTVKKIVVPEMNQGQIVREIQRFTALPVEQYNKTNGTVITASEIADKLNEIR; encoded by the coding sequence ATGCCACAATTTCTCCAAGGAAATGAGGCCTGTGCCTTGGGCGCTATCAAGGCCGGCTGTCGGTTTTATGCCGGATATCCGATTACGCCCTCAAGCGAGATAATGGAGCAGATGGCCCGCGAATTGCCCAAGGTAGGCGGCGTCTTTGTCCAGATGGAGGATGAAATCGGCTCTATGGGTGCGGTCATCGGCGCAACCTGGGCCGGCGCCAAGGCCATGACCGCTACTTCCGGACCGGGACTGACACTGATGCTGGAAAATATCGGGTACGCCATAATGACCGAGACGCCCTGCGTAATTGTGGATGTCCAGCGCGCCGGTCCGTCCACCGGGCAGGCCACCAAGCCGGCTTCCGGCGATGTGATGCAGGTCCGCTGGGGCGCATCCGGCGACTACGAAATCATTGCCCTATCGCCCTGGTCTGCCACCGAGATGTATGAAATGACCATCCAGGCATTTAACCTGGCCGAGACATACCGCGTCCCGGTATTCCTGCTGGCTGATGAAGCCGTCGGACACATAAGAGAATCTGCCGTGATATCTCCCGATATTCCGGTTGTAAATCGCGTGGACCATACCGATCTCCCGACCTTTGGCAATTCCAAAGACAACAGCGTCACGCCGATGCCGATGTTCGGCCAGGGCCGGAAGCTTTCCGTCACCGGCTCGACCCACGATGAATGGGGCTATCGCAAGACCCAGTCGCCTGAAGCCCAGGCAACATCAGTCGCCAGATTCTGCAATAAGATAAAGCAAAATACGGATAAAATCATCTCATATGAAAGTTATCATATAGAAGACGCCGAGACCATAGTGATTGCCTATGGATTTACGGCCCGGAGCGCTTTAAAGGCGGTTCAGACGGCCCGCGCTGATGGACATAAAGTGGGACTTATCCGCCTTAAAACCATTTGGCCTTTTCCGGAAGGGATATTTAGGGAACTTCCCAAAACCGTTAAAAAGATTGTTGTTCCGGAGATGAATCAGGGACAAATTGTCCGCGAAATACAACGATTCACTGCTCTACCGGTGGAACAATACAACAAGACCAACGGCACGGTTATTACCGCCAGTGAAATAGCAGACAAACTAAATGAAATTAGATAA
- a CDS encoding 4Fe-4S binding protein produces MKKEFTVQIIDDRCKGCAICVEICPKKVLAMSQEPMASGYLLAQVIDQKKCIGCLECELHCPDLAIEVKSLKDATISPRK; encoded by the coding sequence ATGAAAAAAGAGTTTACAGTCCAAATAATAGATGACCGCTGCAAGGGTTGCGCTATCTGCGTTGAGATATGCCCGAAGAAGGTCCTGGCCATGTCCCAGGAGCCAATGGCCAGCGGCTATCTGCTGGCCCAGGTCATTGACCAGAAGAAATGCATCGGTTGCTTGGAATGCGAACTGCATTGCCCGGATCTGGCCATAGAAGTAAAGAGTTTAAAAGATGCCACAATTTCTCCAAGGAAATGA
- a CDS encoding terpene cyclase/mutase family protein produces MKCLRSPKNRSYMSCLIIAFATLFIPMVFPQETDDNKKATPPPRSVNKKRNIQTDEMVTRGLGWLARHQTPDGAWSAKLFRNQCEDSQCTGTGDEYYDIGLTGLALLAFTGAGYTPDDKEIHNGISFGGVTRKAADNLIDTQLSDGAFGGIKPGYKFMYNQAIATYALADIYYLTEDNIYKEPLEKAVKCIIEAQNPGKGWRYQPKDGESDSSVTGWVFMALKTAESAGIAVPPSAFSGIKSFFNKITEPKYGKVGYTSLGSVAIFGYEDPREIVIQPSLTAIGVLVRLFLEKGATTTTIEKGVKIVTASQPKWASKTGTIDYYYWFYGSSCLYKYDGPQGPCWGQWNKTTTEVLAKNQKTKKNTCACGSWDALERRSRTGLYYGDKSPNP; encoded by the coding sequence ATGAAATGCCTTAGATCGCCTAAAAACCGTTCATATATGTCCTGCCTCATCATCGCCTTTGCCACTCTATTTATACCCATGGTATTCCCGCAAGAAACGGACGACAACAAAAAGGCAACCCCGCCGCCCAGGTCGGTTAACAAAAAGAGAAATATTCAGACCGATGAAATGGTTACCCGGGGACTTGGCTGGCTGGCCCGGCATCAGACTCCGGACGGCGCCTGGAGCGCCAAATTATTCAGAAACCAATGCGAGGATTCCCAATGCACCGGCACCGGCGATGAGTATTATGACATCGGCCTCACTGGCCTGGCCTTACTGGCTTTTACCGGCGCCGGATATACGCCGGATGATAAAGAAATCCATAATGGCATCAGTTTCGGCGGCGTTACTCGCAAGGCCGCCGATAATCTTATTGATACTCAGCTCTCGGACGGCGCCTTCGGCGGCATCAAACCGGGCTATAAATTCATGTATAATCAGGCCATTGCTACCTATGCCCTGGCTGATATTTATTATCTAACCGAAGATAACATCTACAAGGAACCGCTGGAAAAAGCCGTCAAATGTATAATCGAGGCCCAGAACCCGGGCAAAGGCTGGCGCTATCAGCCCAAGGACGGTGAAAGTGACTCGTCAGTCACCGGCTGGGTATTTATGGCCCTGAAGACCGCGGAATCCGCTGGTATTGCCGTCCCACCCTCGGCTTTTAGCGGCATCAAATCTTTCTTTAACAAGATAACTGAACCCAAGTATGGCAAGGTCGGCTATACTTCACTCGGCAGTGTGGCCATATTTGGTTACGAAGACCCGAGGGAAATCGTTATCCAGCCCTCTCTTACGGCCATAGGCGTATTAGTTCGCCTGTTCTTAGAAAAAGGCGCTACCACTACCACGATAGAAAAAGGCGTCAAAATAGTTACGGCCTCTCAGCCCAAGTGGGCATCGAAAACGGGCACAATTGATTACTATTACTGGTTTTATGGTTCCTCCTGTTTATATAAGTATGATGGCCCCCAAGGCCCTTGCTGGGGTCAATGGAATAAAACAACCACGGAAGTGCTGGCAAAAAACCAGAAGACGAAAAAGAACACCTGCGCCTGCGGCAGCTGGGATGCGCTGGAGCGCCGAAGTCGGACGGGTCTATACTACGGCGATAAATCTCCTAACCCTTGA